One segment of Ipomoea triloba cultivar NCNSP0323 chromosome 12, ASM357664v1 DNA contains the following:
- the LOC115998269 gene encoding protein ELF4-LIKE 3-like isoform X3: protein MLPDFQGVVLSGQEMDGDTFSGLGNGAQMIDGKVLQTFQKSFVQVQTILDHNRLLISEINQNHESKSPDNLNRNVGLIKELNNNIRKVVDLYAGLSTSFSKNMDASSEGDSSGALRSSDGKGCHKRNRPG, encoded by the coding sequence GAGTGGTTTTGAGTGGTCAAGAAATGGATGGGGACACATTTTCCGGGCTGGGAAATGGGGCACAGATGATAGATGGGAAGGTTTTGCAGACATTTCAGAAGAGCTTTGTGCAGGTTCAGACCATTTTGGATCATAACAGGCTGCTGATTAGCGAGATTAATCAGAACCACGAGTCCAAGTCCCCCGATAACTTGAACAGAAACGTCGGTCTGATTAAGGAGCTCAACAACAACATCAGAAAGGTCGTGGATCTCTACGCTGGCCTCTCAACCTCGTTCTCGAAAAACATGGATGCCTCGTCCGAAGGCGACTCCAGCGGCGCCTTGAGGTCGTCGGATGGCAAGGGCTGCCACAAGAGGAACAGGCCCGGTTAG